A section of the Vidua macroura isolate BioBank_ID:100142 chromosome 23, ASM2450914v1, whole genome shotgun sequence genome encodes:
- the DHRS3 gene encoding short-chain dehydrogenase/reductase 3 isoform X2, with translation MMGTECHYFICDVGNREEVYRQAKAVREKVGDITILVNNAAVVHGKSLMDSDDDALLKSQHINTLGQFWTTKAFLPRMLELQNGHIVCLNSVLALSAIPGAIDYCTSKASSFAFMESLTLGLLDCPGVNATTVLPFHTSTEMFQGMRIRFPSLFPPLKPETVARRTVEAVQTNQAFLLLPWTMHVLVILKSILPQAALEEIHKFSGSYTCMNTFKGRT, from the exons ATGATGGGGACAGAGTGCCACTACTTCATCTGTGACGTGGGGAATCGTGAGGAAGTCTATCGGCAAGCCAAGGCCGTGCGGGAAAAG gtggGTGACATCACCATCCTGGTGAACAATGCTGCTGTGGTTCATGGGAAGAGCCTGATGGACAGCGACGACGATGCACTGCTCAAATCCCAGCACATAAACACCCTGGGACAGTTCTGG ACCACCAAAGCATTCCTGCCAAGGATGCTGGAGCTCCAGAATGGGCACATTGTTTGCCTGAACTCTGTCCTGGCCTTGTCAGCCATCCCTGGTGCCATTGACTATTGCACCTCCAAAGCCTCGTCCTTTGCTTTCATGGAGAGCCTgaccctggggctgctggactGTCCTGGAGTGAATGCCACCACAGTCCTGCCCTTCCACACCAGCACAGAGATGTTCCAGGGCATGAGAATCAG gTTCCCTagtctttttcctcctctcaagCCAGAGACAGTGGCGAGGAGGACGGTAGAAGCTGTTCAGACGAATCAAgccttcctgctccttccatGGACAATGCACGTTCTTGTTATCCTGAAAAG CATTCTCCCCCAGGCAGCACTTGAAGAAATCCACAAGTTTTCTGGGAGCTACACCTGCATGAACACTTTTAAAGGACGAACATAG